The Papaver somniferum cultivar HN1 chromosome 3, ASM357369v1, whole genome shotgun sequence genome includes a region encoding these proteins:
- the LOC113359746 gene encoding uncharacterized protein LOC113359746 has product MRSEHCNHTMYQFFRVKALKLEAKFRHREEELSTAESLISAKDKEIQDLKDRLKGKEQLGAMEEQLGAMEEQLRTDLSLVHSELEGARKVSSLVKGSCSLRYLTFVFSLVFLVFCLSPTLSPAGDAEDLMWLRKERVRLASHIKGLVEKIKSEATRWNARAEEHNKLLAELRARKAQFIDMHNSLREATEHASSLEARVEQLEREIHQARSSHGPEVTNYIQHLVRERDDARAEAHALSNALTASRADVARMVESKRNLEMNMYRLNKGIEKMNDEVNHLRHQDSMKQVELDESQYALSNLQLDYKKISDEFDFLAEGRDAVVYDLEADSSRVGELEGQLLARNAKLKEAQSSLVQQESQTSYYKGLAGSRDEAATDAAKEVARLTALLSQSELRDTVIGHKARCQLAEEVNKVLTRVEQGLLRDHNIVKNYPRRSMPEPMTFSSGPSSGGSVPSSQKKNPTDHAESSRGK; this is encoded by the exons atgaggagtgagcattgcaaccaTACTATGTACCAGTTTTTCAGGGTCAAAGCCCTTAAGCTTGAGGCCAAGTTTCGTCACCGGGAAGAGGAGTTGAGCACGGCTGAGTCTCTCATCTCTGCTAAGGATAAAGAGATTCAGGATTTGAAGGACAGATTGAAAGGGAAAGAGCAACTGGGTGCTATGGAAGAGCAACTGGGTGCTATGGAAGAGCAACTTCGAACGGACTTGTCTCTTGTTCACAGCGAGTTGGAGGGAGCTCGCAAGGTCTCTTCGTTAGTTAAAGGTTCGTGTTCTCTTCGTTATCTTACCTTCGTCTTCTCCTTAGTCTtcttggtgttctgtctgagtcccaccctatctccagcggGTGACGCCGAAGACTTGATGTGGCTTCGAAAGGAGAGGGTCCGGCTTGCCTCTCATATCAAGGGGTTAGTGGAGAAGATCAAGAGCGAAGCTACTAGGTGGAATGCTAGGGCCGAAGAGCATAACAAGCTTCTAGCTGAGTTAAGGGCCAGGAAAGCCCAGTTTATTGATATGCATAATAGTCTTCGTGAGGCCACTGAACATGCCTCTAGCTTGGAGGCTAGGGTAGAACAGTTAGAGAGGGAGATACATCAAGCTCGTTCCTCTCATGGTCCTGAGGTTACTAATTATATACAGCATCTCGTTCGAGAGAGAGACGACGCTAGGGCCGAAGCTCATGCTCTTAGCAATGCTTTGACTGCTTCTCGTGCTGACGTTGCCCGTATGGTCGAGTCTAAGAGGAATCTCGAGATGAACATGTATAGGCTTAATAAAGGGATAGAGAAAATGAATGATGAAGTtaaccaccttcgtcaccaggactctatgaagcaggtagagttagatGAGAGTCAGTATGCTCTCTCAAATCTTCagttggattataagaaaatatcCGATGAGTTCGATTTTCTCGCTGAAGGCCGCGACGCTGTTGTTTATGATTTAGAGGCAGATTCATCTAGAGTCGGAG agctcgagggacagcttcttgctagaaatgcaaagcTTAAAGAGGCTCAATCTTCCCTAGTGCAGCAGGAGAGCCAGACATCGTATTACAAAGGTTTAGCTGGTTCTCGTGACGAAGCGGCGACGGACGCAGCTAAGGAAGTGGCTCGGTTGACTGCTTTATTGTCCCAATCTGAGCTTCGGGATACTGTTATCGGTCACAAGGCTCGCTGTCAGTTGGCCGAGGAGGTCAACAAGGTATTGACAAGGGTCGAGCAAGGCCTCTTAAGGGATCATAATATTGTCAAGAACTATCCCCGTCGCTCCATGCCCGAACCTATGACTTTCTCCTCTGGTCCTTCTTCGGGTGGGAGCGTTCCTTCGTCTCAGAAGAAGAATCCCACTGATCATGCTGAGTCATCTAGGGGAAAATAG